AGTTTGGATCTTCATCCAGCTCCTTATGAACTTCCTTCCTACCCAGACGGAGCGCAACAGGGCTATCTTAAAACTGTCACCGCCGTTGCTTCCATGCTTGATCTTTGCTGAAATGTACAGCCTAGGGCGCAGCACCCAAAAGGCTCTGGCAATCGCCATGGCTTCCCCATGCTCTCTCCTTCCAGAGCTGCTCCACCTGCTCGAAGCTCAGACCCTTCGTCTCCGGCACATACAAGGCCACGAAGATGAAGGCCAGCACCCCGATTCCGGCAATGATCAGGAAGGTGACGCCAGTCCCGACCAGCCCCACGATCGAGAGGAACGTCTGCGCCACGATGAGGTTGGAGATCCAGTTGACGGTGGCCGACATGCCCCCGCACATTCCACGGTACGCCTCGGGGTAGATCTCAGAGTTCACAGCCCACGGGACCGGGCCCATGCCTGGAGAGAAGGCGGCAATGTACAGGGCGAGGCCTGCCACCGCGAACCAGCCTAGTATGCCTTGGCAGGTGCCATTAGCGGCAGCCATGCAGAGGCTGGATGATGACTGCAGTATGAAGGCCATGGCAAGGATGACAAGGGAGATCACAACCCCGGACAAGCTTGTAagggccaggcggcggcggccacaacGGTCGATAAGGTAGATTCCAACAATGGTTCCAGCAGCGTTCATCGCAGCGACGATGAGGGAAAGGAGCAAGGCCAACTTGTTGGAAGTGAAACCAGCCATCTGGACTATAGTGGGGCTGTAATACATGACGGTGTTGATCCCAGTGAATTGTTGGAAGGCCTGCATAAATTGGCACTGATATTAGAAAAGGTGACATGCAGTTGCCACAATTCAGTGCATGAACTGAATCTAGATGCAGAACTTGTAGCTAAGTTGAATATCTGCTCCACTGAAACTGAAAGCAGTAGATCATTAGTAACAGAGTAAACCAGTGGCTGAACACACCTGAAAACCAGCTCCAGCAAAAAACGCTAGCCTTAATTCCTTTGACTTGAAGACGTCCAAATAGCTTGCAGTATTGTCAGACTGGAATTCATGCATGGAAGATGAAGCAAGCAGCTCTACTTCTTCCTCCAAACGATCAGAGTCGTAAATCTTCTCGAGGACAGCAATAGCTTGTGCCTTCTTATCCTGTAACAGAAACTAATATAAGAACAGGATATCACATCAAACTATCAAAAGAGACAATACATAATTGAACCAAAAGGCAATAACCTTCCAGTAAAGCCAACGGGGAGATTCTGGCAGAAAAAGCATCAGAACAAACTGCACAATGGCAGGCACAGCAGCAACTCCAAGCATCCAGCGCCATGTTCCAGGAACCTGTACCATGTAGCATGCATATTACTACCACAACATAGTAGTAAACTAGTAATACATCAACATCTTAGGAGTAACTCCAAGAAAAGTCTCTCaacaaaagagcttactatattcaaattcttatttttctttaatgcAAACATTTTTTTACTTAACTATAGTGACAAAATGACATCATCCGACTTTCAAGCTGCAAAGAGATGAGTGTCTTAATCCAATTGACCATTGCTAAGAACGTTACACATCAACTTCCCAGCACAAACAGAAACCATGCAATCCAAGTGTCTCATCAATTTTCTTTCGCAAAAAACAAATGCCTCATCAATGTTAATCCTCTGGGTATGTAAATATGTAGCAATTCATGAAAAAATAGCGAAATAGGACATGAAAATCACTATCATGTCAAGCTTTTGTTTCTGGGCAAGAACAGTAGAGGATGAGAGCCGAGCAGTGCTAAAATGTGCATTTGACAGGAATGTAAAGCTACGATGCAGCTAGTTCAGTTGAACTTCCAAAGCAGAGAGATGGAGCATTTCACCAACATAAAAGTTGGTACGCACCAAACAACATCTTGTAGGTAATAAATCCATTGCTGCTGGCAGGGGAAGGCCGACTCTTGTTCATTGACAGTAAAGAGTGTTACGCAATTAACTAGCACCAACAAAGAAGTTAACGCCATGTAGAAATATAAAAGAGAACAGATTACAGTAAACTTGCCATGCTGGAAAAATAAATCTCATGAGATGCAGCTTTCTAACATGGTTCTTGTGAAAGTGCACCACACTAAAGTAATATCAGTACATGTAAGAAATAGATTCTTTAGCTGCTACTTGCTAGCATTATGTGCAATGTAAAGTCACATTCACTAATCAAGATAGTAAGAGCTTTCATGCCACTGAAAACAAAACTTAGTTGCTTTATCTTGCTGAGCTTAAAGATAGGATGCAAAGTTCCCGTAATTTCTAGTTGTCTCTAATTGAGAGGGCATAGCCTGTGAACTATT
This portion of the Setaria viridis chromosome 7, Setaria_viridis_v4.0, whole genome shotgun sequence genome encodes:
- the LOC117864311 gene encoding inositol transporter 1, whose translation is MTIDMSMPGSSGLLNAAGKRNMKFFSNSYVLALTGAAGIGGFLFGYDTGVISGALLYIRDEFPAVRDNYFLQETIVSLALVGAMLGAAGGGWINDAYGRKKSTLLADLMFALGSIVMCAAPGPYVLILGRLFVGLGVGIASVTAPVYIAEAAPSEIRGGLVSTNVLMITGGQFFSYLINLGFTEVPGTWRWMLGVAAVPAIVQFVLMLFLPESPRWLYWKDKKAQAIAVLEKIYDSDRLEEEVELLASSSMHEFQSDNTASYLDVFKSKELRLAFFAGAGFQAFQQFTGINTVMYYSPTIVQMAGFTSNKLALLLSLIVAAMNAAGTIVGIYLIDRCGRRRLALTSLSGVVISLVILAMAFILQSSSSLCMAAANGTCQGILGWFAVAGLALYIAAFSPGMGPVPWAVNSEIYPEAYRGMCGGMSATVNWISNLIVAQTFLSIVGLVGTGVTFLIIAGIGVLAFIFVALYVPETKGLSFEQVEQLWKERAWGSHGDCQSLLGAAP